The Streptomyces sp. A2-16 sequence CGGACCCGGCCCGAGCCGTGCGCCTCGGCGGCCTCGGCGATCTTCGTGAGGGTGGCGCCGTCGACGCGACCGACGCGCGGGGCGAAACCGACGTAGAACAGGCCGTCCTTCTGGCGGTGCACGCCGACGTGGTCGCGCCAGCGGCCCGAGGGCTCGGCGGGCGCGGGACCGTCGACGAGCTTGCGCTCCAGGTAGTCGTCCTCCAGGACCTGGCGGAACTTCTCCGGCCCCCAGTCGGCGACGAGGAACTTCAGCCGGGCACGCGTGCGCAGCCGCCGGTAGCCCCAGTCACGGAAGATGCCGACCACGCCGGCCCACACCTCCGGGACCTCCTCCAGCGGCACCCAGGCGCCGAGCCGCACACCGAGCTTGGGGTTGGTGGACAGTCCGCCGCCGACCCACAGGTCGAAGCCGGGGCCGTGCTCGGGGTGCTCGACACCGACGAACGCGATGTCGTTGATCTCGTGGACCACGTCCAGGAGCGGGGAGCCGGAGATCGCCGTCTTGAACTTGCGGGGCAGGTTGGAGAACTCCTTGCTGCCGATGTACCGCTCGTGGATCTCGTCGACGGCCCAGGAGCCGTCGATGATCTCGTCCTCGGCGATGCCGGCGACCGGCGAGCCGATGATCACGCGCGGGGTGTCACCGCAGGCCTCGGTCGTGGACAGCCCGACCGCCTCCAGGCGGTTCCAGATCTCCGGGACGTCCTCGATGCGGATCCAGTGCAGCTGGATGTTCTGCCGGTCGGTGACGTCCGCGCTGCCGCGGGCGAACTCCTCGGAGATCTCGCCGATCACGCGCAGCTGCTGGGTGGTGAGGCGTCCGCCGTCGATCCGCACCCGCAGCATGAAGTACTTGTCGTCCAGCTCCTCCGGCTCCAGGATCGCGGTCTTGCCGCCGTCGATCCCGGGCTTGCGCTGGGTGTAGAGCCCCCACCAGCGCATCCGGCCGCGCAGGTCGTTGGGGTCGATCGAGTCGAAGCCGCGCTTCGAGTAGATCGTCTCAATGCGTGTCCGCACATTGAGACCGTCGTCGTCCTTCTTGAACTGCTCGTTGCCGTTCAGCGGGGTGTGGTGCCCCGCGGCCCACTGACCCTCGCCGCGGTGACGGCTCACCTTGCGGCGGGGCGCTGCGGCAGCAGGGTTCTGCGGGGTGGCGGCCATGGTTCTACGTCCTTCGGGACAGGCGGAAAGCGGCTCTTACCTGCGCGTACGGGCGCATGGGTATACCTGCGCGTCATTGCGCGGGGAGGAGAACGAGAGGATGTGTCGGGTGACGCTGCGGCTCGTCAGCGCACCGGACAGATGGCGCTGGACATGCGGCCGAGGTCGACGTGCCGCCGACTCACCAAGGCAATTCCAGTTCCAGACATGACGGAAGCGTGTCACGGCGATCTGGACACAGTCCAGCTTTATCCGCCATGTGGACACCCTTGTCTCGACAGGCGAGATAAGGGTGTCGTTGGTCACAAAGATCGCGGGACCTCTTGTTCCCGCAGGTCAGGCCGGGTACGCCCCAGGCCAGGGACCCGGAGCGGGCACCTCCGGCTCCTCCTCGACCTTGGTGTCGAAGAGCTGGAAGCCACGGCGCTGGTAGTTGGCCATCGCGTGCTCGCCGTCCTTGGAGCAGGTGTGCAGCCAGACCCGCTTGGTGTCCGTCAGCCCCGGCCAGCGGTCCGCGAGGTCCCAGGCGCGGGCCGTGCCGTACGAGAGGAGGTGGCCGCCGATCCGCCGGCCGCGGAAGGCCGGGAGCAGGCCGAAGTAGACGATCTCCACGACACCGTCGTCCTGGGGCTCCAGCTCGACGTATCCGGCGGGAGTGCCCTGGTCGTACGCCACCCAGGTCTCAACGCCCGGCCGCTCCAGGTGCTCCCGCCACCGCGCGTACGTCCAGGAGAGCCGGTCGGTCCAGCGGATGTCGCCGCCCACGGAGGCGTAGAGGAAGCGGCTGAACTCGGGGGAGGGGATTTCCGCGCGGTGGACGCGGACGTCGCCCTCCGGCGGCTCGGCCGCCAGGAGGTCGGTGGGCGCGGTCTGTTCCAGGGACCAGGTGGTCACGGGGATGTTCGGCATGCCGGTCAGGGAATCATCTATCCCAGAGATCTGTCGATCGAGGCCAGCGGCAGTGCGAAGAGCACCCTGCCCGACTGGGACCACACGTCGCCCGTCTGTTCCCAGTACGACAGCGACTCCGACTCCCCGCTCCAGCAGCTGCGGGTCTCGTCCGTGCCGCAGCGGGTGGTCTTCGCGGGGTTCGAGGTGTTCTGGCGCCAGAGCGTGCCGTGGTCGCCCTCCGTCTCGGCCGCGCGGCCCAGGTACCACTCGGAGTCGTGCGACAGGACGGGGCCGGAGCCCGAGGCCTTCGTGACATAGACCTCGGCCGGGCGCGCGTACCCGCCGGTGTCCGTGGCCAGGAGGCCGGAGCGGCCTGGGTCGCCGCTGAAGTCGTAGCGCCACAGACGGGTGCCCGCGTCGCCGTCCCCGGAGATCCACTCGCTCGCGACCAGGCTGTCCGGTGCGGTGGTGCGGTCCAGCGAGAGGTAGTCGGGGCGGGCGGCGCCCGCGTCTGCGGTCAGCCGGTAGGAGCCGACGGCGGGCAGGACCCACTGGGCGCCGTGCGCCGACCAGCCGCCGCGGACCCTGCCGATCGCGCCGCTGTCGACGGTGGCCCGCTGGATGCGGTTCATGTCGTAGACGTACAGCGCGTCGCCGCCGTCGCCGCTCGCGGTGACCAGCAGCTTGTTCTGGTACCAGACCATCCCGGAGACCTGCGAGACGAGGCCGCGGAAGTCGCGTCCGTCGTCGACCGGGACGGCGAGGAGGACCCAGGAGTAGGTGAGCCGGTTCAGGTCGTTGGCGTCGACGAAGGCGACCCGGGCCAGGCCCCCGTCGTCCGCCGCGGTGCCGGTGCGGCTCCACGCGGAGAGGATCACGCGGTTGGCGCCCCACAGGCCGTCGTCGTCGGCGTCCCCGGAGGTCGTGACCGCCCCGGCCCGCCAGGACCGGGTGTCGGCGGAGTCCCAGCAGTACGCGGCGGTGGCCGTCGGCTCCAGGGGCAGCGCCCTGCGCTCGCCGGGCGTGCAGTCGATCGCGTCGCCCAGGGGCCGGTCGGCCGAGTCGAGGACGGCGGAGACACCGACCGGACGCCCCATCGCGGAGGAGAGCCGCTCGAGGGCCCCCGGCGGGACCTGGGACTCCTTGAGGCGCAGCGAGGCGGTCTCGGCGGCCGAGGTGAGCGGCTTCAGGGTCCCGGGATTCGCGGCGACCGTGGCCTGCGAGGCGCTGATCAGGGTGGCCGCGGCGGTCAGTGCGAGGGCGGTCCCGGCGAGGAAGGCGCGCAGGGCTTGGCCGCGCTTCCGCCTGCGGTGTCTGCCACGTTGCTTCATACCGTCCTCCCGAGGCGGGCCAACTGCGCCTGATGATCTGTACGTTGACCGAGGAGCAGGTGGGGTGTGGCCCGTAGAGGGATGCTACGGCAGTAAGGCACCGATGGGGACGAAGACCCTGCAATTATGCGGAAGATGCGCCCAGATCGAGGGTTTTCACTCGGTCCGGGCGGTGGCGCGGGCCCCGAGCACCGCCGGGGCCGTCGAGTGCGGCAGCAGGTCGCCCGGGTCGTCGGGCAGCAGCACCTCGACCTCCGCCTCCTCGCAGAAACGATACGGCCGGTGTTCCAGGAACGCCCCGAGATACCGCCGTACCCGGGACATCTCGGCACGCACGGTCACCGTGCGTGCCGGATCGCCGAACATGTCCTGCGCCAGGCCCGCCGCGCTGCGGCCCGAGCGGTGCAGGGCCAGCAGATAGAGCAACTCGGCGTGCCGGGGACTCAGTTCGTGACTCCAGGTGCCCGCGCCGCCCGACACCGTCACCGTCCAGCGGCGCGGATGCGCGAGGTCGAGCACGATCCGGGTCACGCCCTGCTGCTCCGGCTCGTCGGCGGCACGGATCAACCAGCCGCCCGCCAGCGGCTCCAGCGCGCACAGACCGAGCGCCGGCAGCCATCGGCGGCCCGGCGACGGCGACTTGGGCAGCGCGATCCGGTTCGGATACGGCATTCCGGTCACCGCCGCCGTCCAGCCGTCCCGGTCCACCACCAGGGCCCGGCCGGCGAGCCGGGAGAGCACCGGCGCCGCCACCGCCCGCAACTGCTCCAGCGAGGTCAGATGCAGCTCGCGCAGCCGTGATTCGGCGAGCTTGGCCACCGAGTCGACCCAGGCGAGCGTCGCCGGGTGCATGGTGTCCAGGGGGCCGCTCACGTCGACCACGCCGATCAGCCGGCCGTCGCGCGGATCCTTGATGGGGGCTCCGGTGCAGGTCCAGGAGGTCTGCGAGCGCACGAAGTGCTCGGAGGCGAAGACCTGCACGGGGCGGCGCACCACCACCGGGGTGCCGATGCCGTTGGTGCCCACGACGTTCTCCCGCCAGTCGGCCCCGAGTTCGAAGCCGGTGCCGTCGGCCTTGCGCAGCACGGGGGAGCTGCCCTCCCGCCACAGCACACGGCCGTCCTCGTCGGCGACGACCATGATGTGGTGGGCGACGTCCGCGACCGACAGCAGGCCCTCCCGCAGGACCGGCAGGACGTGCCGCAGCGGGGTGCTCTCCCGGCGCCGCTGCACCTCCTCGGGGGGCAGCAGACCCGACCGGAAGTCGTGGTCCGGATCGACGCCGCCGCGCAGCATACGGCTCCACGACTCCTCGATGACGGGACGCGGGGCGATGGGCGCGCGCCGGCCGGACAGGGCGGCGGAGCGGATGTCGTTCAGTACCCGGGCTGCACGTGCCGTGTCCACGGTGGCTAGGTGGGTCACATGCGTCGGCGAGAGCGGCACTGGTCCTCCCGGTCCCGGGTCCATTGACTGTCTGTCTCATAGTGCCGGTCGTGCCTCGAAGAGGAACACAGTCCGCCCACAGACGCCAGGAAGTTGCAACCCCCTGCAACCCTGGTGGTGGACCCCGGCTTGTTTGAAACTTGGTCGAACGCCGTCTCGCAGCGGTGTTCTTCGGCCTCCGAGGGCCACAACGGGGGTGGTGCCGTGTCGGCGCAGCACCACCCCCGTTCACGCGTTCCCGTGCGAACCGGTCAGTGCACCGGCCGGGCCCGCTCCACCACCGACGCCAGGTCCAGGCCGACGGGCAGGGTGCCGAAGGCCGATCCGGCGTCGCCGCCCAGTCGGGACGCGCAGAACGCGTCGGCCACCTCCGGGGGCGCGTGGCGGACCAGCAGGGAGCCCTGCAGGACGAGCGCGAGGCGCTCCGTCAGATGGCGGGCCCGGCCCTCGACGCCCTCCAGGTCGGCCAGTTCGGTGAAGAGGCCCTTGGTCGCCGCGTCCAGGCGGTGATCGGCACCCCGGGTCTCGCCGATCTCCAGGAGGTAGGCGTTCAGGGCCTGCGGTTCTCGTCGCAGGACGCGCAGGACGTCCAGGGCCTGGATGTTGCCCGCGCCCTCCCAGACGGAGTTGAGCGGTGACTCGCGGAC is a genomic window containing:
- a CDS encoding nitrite/sulfite reductase, with the protein product MAATPQNPAAAAPRRKVSRHRGEGQWAAGHHTPLNGNEQFKKDDDGLNVRTRIETIYSKRGFDSIDPNDLRGRMRWWGLYTQRKPGIDGGKTAILEPEELDDKYFMLRVRIDGGRLTTQQLRVIGEISEEFARGSADVTDRQNIQLHWIRIEDVPEIWNRLEAVGLSTTEACGDTPRVIIGSPVAGIAEDEIIDGSWAVDEIHERYIGSKEFSNLPRKFKTAISGSPLLDVVHEINDIAFVGVEHPEHGPGFDLWVGGGLSTNPKLGVRLGAWVPLEEVPEVWAGVVGIFRDWGYRRLRTRARLKFLVADWGPEKFRQVLEDDYLERKLVDGPAPAEPSGRWRDHVGVHRQKDGLFYVGFAPRVGRVDGATLTKIAEAAEAHGSGRVRTTVEQKMIILDVEEAQVQPLVEALEALDLTAKPSSFRRGTMACTGIEYCKLAIVETKARGAQLIDELERRIPDFDEPLTINLNGCPNACARIQVADIGLKGQLVLNDRGEQVEGYQVHLGGALGLEAAFGRKVRGLKVTAEELPDYVERVLKRFQAEREEGERFAAWASRASEEALS
- a CDS encoding GNAT family N-acetyltransferase gives rise to the protein MPNIPVTTWSLEQTAPTDLLAAEPPEGDVRVHRAEIPSPEFSRFLYASVGGDIRWTDRLSWTYARWREHLERPGVETWVAYDQGTPAGYVELEPQDDGVVEIVYFGLLPAFRGRRIGGHLLSYGTARAWDLADRWPGLTDTKRVWLHTCSKDGEHAMANYQRRGFQLFDTKVEEEPEVPAPGPWPGAYPA
- a CDS encoding GAF domain-containing protein; amino-acid sequence: MPLSPTHVTHLATVDTARAARVLNDIRSAALSGRRAPIAPRPVIEESWSRMLRGGVDPDHDFRSGLLPPEEVQRRRESTPLRHVLPVLREGLLSVADVAHHIMVVADEDGRVLWREGSSPVLRKADGTGFELGADWRENVVGTNGIGTPVVVRRPVQVFASEHFVRSQTSWTCTGAPIKDPRDGRLIGVVDVSGPLDTMHPATLAWVDSVAKLAESRLRELHLTSLEQLRAVAAPVLSRLAGRALVVDRDGWTAAVTGMPYPNRIALPKSPSPGRRWLPALGLCALEPLAGGWLIRAADEPEQQGVTRIVLDLAHPRRWTVTVSGGAGTWSHELSPRHAELLYLLALHRSGRSAAGLAQDMFGDPARTVTVRAEMSRVRRYLGAFLEHRPYRFCEEAEVEVLLPDDPGDLLPHSTAPAVLGARATARTE